The following proteins come from a genomic window of Malus domestica chromosome 02, GDT2T_hap1:
- the LOC103449796 gene encoding protein DETOXIFICATION 51-like produces MCNPNNSSTAKKPEHRHHQQPPPQPHLFLDFLSVPEAPKPQPHLLLDIVSETKSLLQLAFPIILTALIVYSRSILSMLFLGHLGELELAAGSLAIAFANITGYSVLSGLALGMEPLCSQAFGAQRPKLLSLTLHRSVIFLAVASLPISLLWVSMSSILLYLRQDPDITAVAHTYLMFSLPDLFTNSLIHPIRIYLRAQGITHPLTLASFAGALFHLPMNLLLVTRLQLGVAGVAAASAASNLFVLLALVSYVWTTGIHVPTWTKPTSECLTGWKPLLRLAAPSCVSVCLEWWWYEIMIVLCGLLVDPRATVASMGVLIQTTALIYVFPSSLSFAVSTRVGNELGANRPHKAKLSSAVSIMIAFLMGLSATSFASGMRGSWARMFTSDAEIVRLTSAALPILGLCELGNCPQTVGCGVLRGSARPSTAANVNLSAFYLVGMPVAVGLGFWAGIGFCGLWVGLLSAQVCCAGLMLYVVGTTDWDLQAKRARSLTCAGSEITLPDCMVVEEQQPLVIITVPPSP; encoded by the coding sequence ATGTGTAATCCAAACAATTCATCAACAGCCAAGAAACCAGAGCATCGCCACCATCAACAGCCGCCGCCGCAGCCCCACTTGTTCCTAGACTTCTTATCCGTACCCGAAGCTCCAAAGCCGCAGCCCCACTTGTTACTAGACATAGTCAGCGAGACCAAGTCCTTGTTACAGCTCGCCTTCCCAATCATCCTCACCGCCCTCATTGTCTACTCCCGCTCGATCCTCTCCATGCTCTTCCTCGGCCACCTTGGCGAGCTTGAGCTCGCTGCTGGGTCCCTTGCCATCGCCTTCGCCAACATCACCGGCTACTCCGTCCTATCCGGACTAGCCCTTGGCATGGAGCCTCTCTGTTCCCAAGCCTTTGGAGCCCAACGTCCGAAGCTCCTCTCCTTAACCCTCCACCGCTCCGTCATCTTCCTCGCCGTCGCTTCTCTACCCATTTCGCTCCTCTGGGTCAGCATGTCATCAATCCTACTGTACCTCCGTCAGGACCCGGATATCACCGCCGTGGCCCACACCTATCTCATGTTCTCCCTCCCTGACCTCTTCACCAACTCCCTCATTCACCCAATCCGCATTTACCTTCGGGCCCAGGGAATCACCCATCCGCTCACGTTAGCATCCTTTGCCGGGGCGCTCTTTCACCTCCCAATGAACCTTTTGTTAGTCACTCGGCTCCAGCTTGGCGTGGCCGGCGTCGCGGCGGCTTCCGCCGCTTCCAATCTATTTGTTTTACTGGCCCTCGTTTCGTACGTGTGGACCACGGGGATCCACGTGCCGACGTGGACGAAGCCAACCAGCGAGTGCCTCACAGGCTGGAAGCCGCTGCTTCGGCTCGCCGCGCCGAGCTGCGTTTCCGTGTGCTTGGAGTGGTGGTGGTATGAGATCATGATCGTCCTGTGTGGGCTCCTCGTGGACCCCAGAGCAACCGTCGCCTCGATGGGCGTGCTCATCCAAACGACGGCGTTGATTTACGTGTTCCCATCCTCCTTGAGCTTCGCAGTCTCGACCCGGGTCGGGAACGAGCTCGGGGCAAACCGGCCGCACAAGGCGAAATTATCCTCTGCGGTCTCGATCATGATTGCGTTCTTGATGGGCTTATCCGCGACGAGTTTCGCGTCAGGGATGCGGGGGAGCTGGGCGCGGATGTTCACAAGCGACGCGGAGATCGTGCGGCTGACGTCGGCGGCGCTGCCCATCCTAGGGCTGTGCGAGCTTGGCAACTGCCCGCAGACAGTGGGGTGTGGCGTCCTCAGAGGTAGCGCGCGCCCGTCCACCGCTGCTAACGTGAACCTCAGCGCGTTCTATCTCGTGGGCATGCCAGTGGCCGTCGGACTCGGATTCTGGGCTGGAATCGGGTTTTGCGGATTATGGGTCGGGTTGCTGTCAGCCCAGGTTTGTTGTGCTGGGCTCATGTTGTATGTGGTTGGGACTACAGACTGGGATCTCCAAGCTAAGAGGGCCCGCTCGCTAACGTGCGCTGGTAGTGAAATCACATTACCCGATTGTATGGTTGTAGAGGAACAGCAGCCGTTGGTTATCATTACGGTGCCTCCTTCTCCATGA